The Humulus lupulus chromosome 3, drHumLupu1.1, whole genome shotgun sequence genome window below encodes:
- the LOC133821477 gene encoding 7-dehydrocholesterol reductase-like, giving the protein MYLVNHPVHLGTQLALYILVAGILCIYINYDCDRQRQEFRRTNGKALVWGKAPSKITATYTTTTGETKSSILLTSGWWGLARHFHYVSEILAAFFWTVPALFNHALPYFYVVFLTILLLDRAKRDDDRCRSKYGKYWKSYCEKVRYRVIPEIY; this is encoded by the exons ATGTACCTGGTCAATCATCCTGTACACCTTGGAACTCAG TTGGCACTCTACATCCTAGTAGCAGGCATTCTTTGCATATACATCAACTATGACTGTGATAGGCAAAGGCAAGAGTTTCGCAGAACAAATGGCAAAGCTTTGGTTTGGGGTAAAGCTCCATCAAAG ATAACTGCCACTTACACTACCACAACTGGGGAAACAAAAAGCAGCATTCTTTTAACTTCGGGATG GTGGGGATTAGCTCGACATTTCCACTATGTCTCAGAAATATTAGCTGCATTTTTCTGGACTGTTCCAGCTCTTTTTAACCAC GCTTTACCCTACTTTTATGTGGTGTTTCTTACAATCCTTCTCCTCGACCGGGCGAAAAGGGATGATGATCGGTGCCGATCCAA GTATGGAAAATACTGGAAATCGTACTGCGAAAAGGTTCGGTACAGGgtcatccccgaaatttactga